A stretch of Helicobacter pylori oki112 DNA encodes these proteins:
- a CDS encoding glycosyltransferase family 8 protein produces MLSSCTQERDGVKLFYQIHCLVDSLSAENVEKLKRTIAPFSAFSGIEFCDISKNDAYPFKLVSQLFLRLNPFAKKRFSKMILCRLLLASIFSQYEKIIMFDVDTLFVGDISESFFIPMDGAYFGATKEDFSLIGIHSANDLFSSRLNWSRGMGVKLNHKSLTFQEVEILYENPFNAGFMLVNLALWREHHLEEKLIDFFKTRDGGLLLPEQDLFVLVCQGCILEIPCKYNVHPRMVGTRMIPKKSDACMLHFYADEKPWKHFRYPYSKEWHQVAFKTSFDSLVFENLVGKIETFTELNNHNKKSFFEFLNTRLNKKFLIQYVLFKIFKKLESFCLR; encoded by the coding sequence ATGCTTTCTTCTTGCACACAAGAAAGAGATGGGGTAAAACTCTTTTATCAAATCCATTGTTTAGTGGATAGTTTGAGCGCTGAAAATGTAGAAAAATTAAAGCGAACTATAGCCCCCTTTAGCGCGTTTTCTGGTATTGAATTTTGTGATATTTCAAAGAATGACGCTTACCCTTTTAAATTGGTTTCTCAACTTTTCTTAAGACTCAATCCTTTCGCTAAAAAGCGTTTTTCTAAAATGATTTTATGCCGTTTGTTGCTAGCGAGTATTTTTTCTCAATATGAAAAAATTATCATGTTTGATGTGGATACCTTGTTCGTGGGCGATATTAGCGAGAGCTTTTTTATCCCTATGGATGGAGCGTATTTTGGAGCAACCAAAGAAGACTTCTCATTGATTGGCATTCATAGCGCTAATGATTTGTTTTCATCTCGCCTTAATTGGTCTAGGGGAATGGGTGTCAAACTCAATCATAAAAGCCTAACCTTTCAAGAAGTGGAAATTCTATATGAAAACCCTTTTAATGCAGGTTTTATGCTGGTCAATTTGGCGTTGTGGAGGGAGCATCATTTAGAAGAAAAGCTGATTGATTTTTTTAAAACAAGAGATGGAGGGCTGTTGCTACCAGAGCAAGATTTATTCGTGCTTGTTTGTCAAGGGTGTATTTTAGAAATACCTTGCAAGTATAATGTCCATCCACGCATGGTTGGGACAAGGATGATACCTAAAAAATCTGATGCTTGCATGTTGCATTTTTATGCTGATGAAAAGCCTTGGAAACATTTTCGCTACCCATATTCTAAAGAATGGCACCAAGTAGCTTTTAAAACTTCTTTTGACTCTTTAGTTTTTGAGAACTTAGTGGGTAAAATTGAAACTTTTACTGAACTCAATAACCACAACAAAAAGAGTTTTTTTGAATTTTTAAACACTAGGCTGAATAAAAAATTTCTTATACAATATGTTTTGTTTAAGATTTTTAAAAAGCTAGAGTCTTTTTGTTTGCGTTAG
- a CDS encoding ABC transporter ATP-binding protein codes for MVLEVKNLSFKYSQKLILDKLSFNVPKNSITSILAPNGSGKTTLLKCLLGLLKPLEETEIKACNKDILPLKPYEKAKLIAYIPQVEYYAFNFSVLDFVLMGKATHLNLFAMPKAKHIKEATSVLERLDLESLKDQGINDLSGGQRQMVLLARSLLQRTPLLLLDEPTSALDLKNQALFFDAIKDEMKKRELSVLVNIHDPNLVARHSTHVVMLKDKKLFLQASTPIAMTSHNLSALYDTPLEAIWHDNKLVVYAL; via the coding sequence ATGGTCTTAGAAGTTAAAAACCTGTCCTTTAAATATTCTCAAAAACTTATTTTAGATAAATTGAGTTTTAACGTGCCAAAAAACAGCATCACCAGCATTTTAGCGCCTAATGGCTCCGGTAAAACCACGCTTTTAAAATGCCTTTTAGGGCTTTTAAAGCCTTTAGAAGAAACCGAAATTAAAGCGTGTAACAAAGATATTTTACCCTTAAAGCCTTATGAAAAAGCCAAACTAATCGCTTATATCCCCCAAGTGGAATATTATGCGTTTAATTTCAGCGTGCTGGATTTTGTCTTAATGGGGAAGGCGACGCATTTGAATCTGTTCGCTATGCCTAAAGCCAAGCACATTAAAGAAGCCACTAGCGTTTTAGAGCGCTTGGATTTAGAGTCTTTAAAAGATCAAGGCATCAATGATTTGTCCGGCGGTCAAAGGCAAATGGTGCTTTTAGCCAGAAGTTTGTTGCAAAGAACGCCCTTATTGTTACTAGATGAGCCTACGAGCGCTTTAGATTTAAAAAACCAAGCCCTTTTTTTTGATGCGATTAAAGATGAGATGAAAAAACGAGAATTGAGCGTTTTAGTCAATATCCATGATCCGAATTTGGTTGCCAGGCACTCCACGCATGTGGTCATGCTCAAAGATAAAAAACTTTTTTTGCAAGCTTCCACGCCAATCGCTATGACTTCACACAATTTAAGCGCGCTTTATGACACGCCATTAGAAGCGATCTGGCATGATAATAAGCTTGTCGTGTATGCGTTGTAG
- a CDS encoding FecCD family ABC transporter permease yields the protein MLKTYHIALACMILAVVVLLFGGESLSLEEWKEVCLNVKNHFLHNEELSSLSIIILEIRLPRVILALLVGASLSGSGVVMQTIFRNPLVDPFLLGISSGAMLGVAMAIAVVESNIAILAFFGAILASLAVLAMNRVLGNSVLSLVLSGVVLSAFLSALAGAIKFFVIPQKAQAIVVWLLGSLSLSSYKDCLIAFIGLSLGFIPLFLLRWRINLLSLSDAQSLSLGINPVLLRSLCLVCVSVASALAVSVSGTIGWIGLVIPHVARLFFGANLQKLLLSSLLMGAFFLLLADVVAKTITPYDLPVGIATSVLGAPFFLWLLFRTRGM from the coding sequence ATGCTTAAAACCTATCATATTGCATTAGCTTGCATGATTTTAGCGGTAGTGGTGCTTTTGTTTGGAGGGGAGTCCTTGAGTTTGGAAGAGTGGAAAGAAGTGTGCCTTAATGTGAAAAACCACTTTTTGCACAATGAAGAACTGAGCTCTTTAAGTATTATTATTTTAGAAATACGACTACCACGAGTGATTTTAGCGCTCCTGGTGGGAGCGAGTTTGTCCGGGAGTGGGGTGGTGATGCAAACGATTTTTAGAAACCCCTTAGTGGATCCTTTTTTACTAGGGATTTCTAGCGGGGCGATGCTGGGCGTGGCGATGGCGATAGCGGTAGTGGAGTCTAATATTGCGATTTTAGCGTTTTTTGGAGCGATTTTAGCCAGCCTTGCTGTATTAGCGATGAATAGGGTTTTAGGCAATTCCGTCCTTTCATTGGTGCTTTCAGGGGTGGTGTTGAGCGCGTTTTTAAGTGCCTTAGCCGGAGCGATAAAATTCTTTGTGATCCCCCAAAAAGCGCAAGCGATTGTCGTGTGGCTTTTAGGGAGCTTGTCTTTGAGCAGTTATAAGGATTGCTTGATCGCTTTCATAGGGCTATCTTTAGGCTTTATCCCGCTTTTTTTGTTAAGGTGGCGTATTAATTTATTGAGCTTGAGCGATGCGCAAAGTTTGAGCTTGGGGATTAACCCGGTGTTGTTGCGATCGCTTTGTTTGGTGTGCGTGAGCGTGGCGAGCGCTTTAGCGGTGAGCGTGTCCGGCACGATTGGCTGGATTGGGTTGGTCATTCCGCATGTGGCTAGGTTGTTTTTTGGGGCGAATTTGCAAAAACTGCTTTTAAGCTCTTTGTTAATGGGGGCGTTTTTCTTGCTTTTAGCGGATGTGGTGGCTAAAACCATTACCCCCTATGATTTGCCGGTAGGCATTGCGACAAGCGTTTTAGGAGCGCCTTTCTTCTTGTGGCTTTTATTTAGGACTAGGGGGATGTGA